The Manihot esculenta cultivar AM560-2 chromosome 1, M.esculenta_v8, whole genome shotgun sequence genome has a window encoding:
- the LOC122723339 gene encoding uncharacterized protein LOC122723339, with translation MGAFGVSTTVEEEVPGGRLEVSITEEGAPGKRAEVILMDEDVSEAPTNDALAPEEVGSDPAKDGGVTEKVGDKRPASLEMPAPAPARKKSRASKGSAPALPPIGEKKEGSKASTPALPPPEKKKDVPVIPLLSAPDNDILNAEDITHQSPASVVAEIVKEQMFDGVMEASDPRLLALTGLLASSTREQAAFRSRPRGELGDTIREMLLMVTGLFMEVDARDHSLRESMDRRIEEARLEENLSATSDAKGNLAAARVHTQSLQVELHSTLEALERADGRAAEAQEHTKSLESELSHTRRVLKESDERAAQRRSDVKKF, from the exons ATGGGCGCTTTTGGGGTCTCCACTACTGTTGAAGAGGAGGTCCCCGGGGGGAGGCTCGAGGTCTCCATTACAGAAGAGGGAGCTCCAGGGAAAAGAGCGGAGGTTATTCTCATGGACGAGGATGTCTCGGAGGCCCCCACCAATGATGCTCTTGCCCCTGAAGAGGTGGGATCTGACCCTGCCAAGGACGGAGGTGTCACAGAGAAGGTAGGGGACAAACGTCCTGCCTCCCTTGAAATGCCTGccccagctccagctcggaagaagtccagggcttccaagggatcagctccagctctccctcctATTGGAGAGAAGAAAGAAGGTTCTAAAGCATCAACTCCGGCTCTCCCTCCTCctgaaaagaagaaagatgtCCCTGTGATACCACTGCTATCTGCTCCTGACAACGATATTCTGAACGCGGAGGATATCACTCATCAGTCTCCGGCGAGCGTGGTTGCTGAGATTGTCAAGGAGCAGATGTTTGATGGCGTCATGGAGGCTTCGGATCCACGcttgcttgctctcactggtcTCTTAGCTAGCTCTACTAGGGAGCAAGCAGCGTTCCGTTCTCGACCTCGTGGGGAGCTCGGAGAcacaatcagggagatgcttctgatg gtgacgggcctctttatggaggtggatgctcgcGACCACTCTCTCCGGGAATCTATGGACCGTCGGATTGAggaggcgcgtctggaggagAATTTATCTGCAACTAGTGATGCCAAGGGCAACCTCGCAGCAGCTCGAGTTCAtacccagtccctccaggtggagCTGCATTCTACATTGGAGGCCCTCGAAAGAGCTGACGGGAGGGCAGCTGAGGCACAGGAGCACACCAAGTCCCTGGAATCAGAGTTGTCTCATACCCGCAGGGTtctcaaggagtctgatgagagggcagctcaGCGGAGGTCCGATGTGAAGAagttttga
- the LOC122723347 gene encoding uncharacterized protein LOC122723347, with protein MVETLREKDEAVSQKDEVQRQYEALKADFEGAQAHLDKVKVQKEGALARVEVLEQELSRSSERIRDLASSAEESKLHNQKLSQEVRTLEHKCLALLEEAKHVEDRIQLECERRLMEYKESAELKEKIEQA; from the coding sequence atgGTGGAGACCCTTCGTGAAAAGGACGAGGCTGTGAGTCAGAAGGATGAGGTCCAGCGTCAATACGAGGCCCtgaaggctgattttgaaggaGCTCAAGCTCACCTTGATAAGGTGAAGGTTCAAAAGGAAGGAGCCCTAGCTCGGGTTGAGGTtctcgagcaggagctgagcaggAGTTCTGAgcgtatcagagacctggcttcatcggcaGAGGAGTCCAAACTTCATAATCAAAAGCTTAGTCAAGAAGTCAGGACTTTGGAGCATAAATGCTTAGCCCTGCTCGAGGAGGCCAAACATGTTGAGGATAGGATCCAGCTGGAGTGCGAGAGGCGTTTGATGGAGTATAAGGAATCAGCTGAGCTAAAGGAGAAGATTGAACAAGCATGA